In the genome of Vicia villosa cultivar HV-30 ecotype Madison, WI linkage group LG7, Vvil1.0, whole genome shotgun sequence, one region contains:
- the LOC131619305 gene encoding serine/threonine-protein phosphatase 7 long form homolog yields the protein MDDAPAGSLSASRSRLSRASSSCKEEDEVGHEEEEVPDVHLEHDEDDAQDVEEEGYPGGPSNTSMLIYFHDHVARRVWEEEEWATIKSVNHARKIFDLFKPQAQWFNDVVVHFGLGGLCMTEYSTINHGMQGVFAERWHKETSYFYLSVGELMITLHDVACLLHLPINWRLLDHSRIQRVEAIKWMVDHLGMDPNMEDYECRETSEAHIRLFILEELYQNHLVAAAESEEEGDGLFVEYHRSWIISYFHCIHGYDPDLAYIDAMPRAARYVL from the exons ATGGATGACGCTCCTGCAGGATCTTTGTCTGCATCGAGGAGTCGTCTGTCTCGGGCGTCTTCCTCTTGTAAGGAGGAGGATGAGGTGGGACATGAGGAGGAGGAGGTACCCGATGTTCACCTTGAGCACGACGAGGATGATGCTCAGGACgtggaggaggagggctacccgggagggccttcAAACACATCTATGTTGATTTACTTTCATGACCATGTCGCTCGACGAGTTTGGGAGGAAGAG GAATGGGCGACCATAAAATCTGTGAACCATGCgcggaaaatatttgatttgtttaaaCCACAAGCTCAATGGTTTAATGACGTTGTAGTTCATTTTGGGCTTGGCGGGTTATGCATGACCGAATATAGTACCATCaaccacggcatgcagggggtaTTTGCTGaaaggtggcacaaggagacttCGTATTTCTACCTTTCTGTTGGGGAGTTGATGATCACCCTACATGACGTAGcctgtcttctccacctgccgatcaatTGGAGGTTACTAGACCATTCTCGGATACAGAGGGTTGAGGCCATAAAGTGGATGGTGGATCATTTGGGTATGGACCCAAACATGGAAGATTATGAGTGCAGAGAGACGAGTGAGGCGCATATCCGGCTCTTCATCTTGGAAGAGCTTTATCAGAACCATTTGGTGGCAGCAGCGGAGTCCGAGGAGGAGGGTGACGGGCTTTTTGTTGAGTATCATCGT agttGGATTATCTCTTATTTCCACTGCATCCACGGCTATGATCCTGATCTCGCTTACATTGATGCCATGCCCAGGGCTGCACGATATGTCCTCTAG